A region of Pyxidicoccus parkwaysis DNA encodes the following proteins:
- a CDS encoding esterase/lipase family protein: MLVSRPPPTASPFLSRALFLAMLVLTVGASACRAQEDVAGSSEEGLIGRAIDDEEEPEVCEECDGGADAGDAGDAGDAGCEPPEQDFTETATCGEDAGVDAGTDAGTDAGADGGGGGGDAGADAGTDAGTDGGGSDAGADAGTDAGTDGGGGGGGGDAGTDAGADGGHDSGTGPVADAGSGGGSDAGFARYVESSVQASFAPAAAPAPTPVLNTTPTTAGDRTNAAETARMRSRCGMCELRPRTTIDPNKVPYISVHGINAGPDVMNPAINNFPPNAQVYDFFYPDNRHPMETADCLRNAIAQVLGQHSGTTVQVVGHSLGAVIAAGADHSLADDEWMPTEVPTNCGVTKKVRGRHRKDFVLEPAPGPNQLDLRLTLIDPIFQGFGDAPLFISDCLPGRGDLTSGSALMQTLNTRRTVSRQRRVFYAALPSDHTARDLSEFDADDLELICKALRGEAVRTRKFGLINAWNAVKNQPVGPGGKTLKDSLGCDCSAARIKELAKQAAPQLPGDHNTVIPNVPF; this comes from the coding sequence ATGCTGGTTTCCCGTCCACCTCCGACAGCCAGTCCCTTCCTTTCACGCGCGCTCTTCCTGGCGATGCTCGTGCTCACCGTCGGCGCATCGGCTTGCCGTGCGCAGGAGGATGTTGCCGGGAGCTCGGAGGAGGGGCTCATCGGTAGGGCCATTGACGACGAGGAGGAACCCGAGGTCTGCGAGGAGTGTGACGGGGGCGCTGACGCAGGGGATGCGGGTGACGCCGGAGACGCGGGCTGCGAGCCGCCTGAGCAGGACTTCACCGAGACCGCCACCTGTGGAGAGGACGCCGGAGTGGATGCGGGTACCGACGCCGGCACGGATGCGGGCGCGGACGGTGGTGGGGGCGGGGGCGACGCAGGCGCGGACGCCGGCACCGACGCAGGCACGGACGGTGGCGGAAGCGACGCAGGCGCGGACGCCGGCACCGACGCAGGCACGGACGGTGGCGGTGGAGGGGGCGGTGGAGACGCCGGCACCGACGCAGGTGCGGACGGAGGTCATGACTCGGGGACGGGACCTGTCGCGGATGCGGGCTCCGGCGGTGGCTCTGACGCGGGCTTCGCTCGGTACGTGGAGTCGTCCGTGCAAGCCTCCTTCGCGCCCGCGGCCGCTCCCGCGCCAACGCCTGTTCTCAACACCACGCCGACCACGGCGGGGGACCGGACGAATGCCGCGGAGACGGCACGGATGCGCTCGCGCTGTGGCATGTGCGAGCTGCGGCCCAGGACGACCATCGACCCGAACAAGGTGCCCTACATCTCCGTGCACGGCATCAATGCCGGCCCTGATGTGATGAACCCGGCCATCAACAACTTCCCGCCCAACGCCCAGGTCTACGACTTCTTCTACCCGGACAACCGGCACCCCATGGAGACGGCGGACTGCCTGCGCAACGCCATCGCGCAGGTGTTGGGGCAGCACTCCGGGACGACCGTACAGGTGGTGGGGCATTCGCTCGGTGCGGTCATCGCGGCCGGCGCGGACCACTCGCTCGCGGACGACGAGTGGATGCCGACGGAGGTTCCGACCAACTGCGGGGTGACGAAGAAGGTGCGCGGGCGCCATCGCAAGGACTTCGTGCTCGAGCCGGCACCGGGCCCCAATCAGCTCGATCTCCGCCTGACGTTGATCGACCCCATCTTCCAGGGGTTCGGGGATGCGCCGCTGTTCATCTCCGACTGCCTGCCCGGACGGGGAGACCTCACCTCGGGCAGCGCGCTCATGCAGACGCTGAACACCCGGCGCACCGTCTCCAGGCAGCGCAGGGTGTTCTATGCCGCCCTCCCGAGCGACCACACCGCCCGAGACCTCTCCGAGTTCGACGCCGATGACCTCGAGTTGATCTGCAAGGCGCTCCGAGGTGAAGCCGTGCGCACCCGGAAGTTCGGCCTCATCAACGCCTGGAACGCCGTCAAGAACCAGCCGGTCGGGCCGGGAGGGAAGACGCTCAAGGACTCACTGGGCTGCGACTGCTCCGCGGCGCGCATCAAGGAGCTCGCGAAGCAGGCCGCACCCCAGTTGCCGGGCGACCACAACACCGTCATCCCCAACGTCCCCTTCTAG